Below is a genomic region from Henckelia pumila isolate YLH828 chromosome 3, ASM3356847v2, whole genome shotgun sequence.
TGATTCACGTGGTCTGATATAAAAGAAAATGAGATGGCCCAAATTAAACATATTGAATGCATGGTAGATAGTTGTCTCCTAGCCTTCACGTGCATGGGTTGTGTATTATTGGGTTCAATCATAGCATTTGTttagtgattttttttaaatggtcTCCTTAATATTAATATGCTTACTATTCGTCCAAAAAGgtacttaaattttaaaagtgtaCTAAAAGCTCTTAAAATGGACTTAGTAGGTGAAAAATAGGTTTTCAATAATATGTACTAATCAAACAACTATTTTCTATAAATTAAgtctttaaattaattatttttcctaattatgcatgcaaaatcACGTAGGAATATTTCGGACGTTACAAAATCAGTTGGACACGGATCTCGTGTtaggtcactgatatttggttggacacgtgtacttatgttaggtcaccatcagggcttctgagtatgttggtcacctcctgtagcgacGGCTCAGCGTGGCACATACCAAGACCCAAgtttgttcttgatcagatattcttgacctcgtgtcttggtacccagttcacttgcatacatgcacatataataccgtatactcatactctcgtactgaacTTATCATgttcacgtcccgtactttgttgtatctggacaccctattccatggggcaggtctgcggctggatgaggcggttggttccaggagagcttagacGATTGATGACCAGCAGGgctttgtctaggcttttgtttctaatgtatttgggttaatgCATTTGGacattcgatatggttgtatcataattattttatttggggaTTTATTTATGCTTTTTCGCTGTTAATTCTACAgatttattatttaagttaaatgcatgtttaagctctgattagtaggtgatcacggtgcgggtcactacaattactCTCAATCTGGTTATATACCTTGTGATCGTGATTAAGAGTTTACAAGCAATCTTAGTGTGGAAGGAATTAAATCTTTGTGGGAGAATTCCTGAATTCTTGTATTCGATTTTTGAGGGAGTAAAAGAGTGAGTTTCACTTGTTGTAAATCATTGATGTACTCTGTGTTGTTGATCTTAGTGAAAGAGCTTGAGCCTCAAAGTAGATGTAGGATTGTTATATCCGAACCACTATAATTCTCTGTGTCATTCTTTTCGATTTGCGTGTATGAAAatcatattttctaaaaaaaaatatggaatACATACATATTCACATTTATAACTTCTTATTGTTATAATTTTCTTTAAACTATTAAATTCATTTACCAAAATTcttgataaattattttattttagtcagTTATTTGGCTAGGCGCgcaatattattatatattgatttgtttgaattttgattaGTTTACCTTTTGTTCACGAGATTTGGAAAAGATTAGGAAGATTTATTTAGGAGATTATGGAATATCTTTCTAAGATTTTTTTTAGAGGTTTATTTCTGCAGAAACAATTTAGCACTCTCTAAGTTCTTTTAAACCGATTTTATTcgatttatttttaaatgatcggtgcaatttatttttgaaacaaaaattaaaattctaacaTAAACTTAACATGAAATGGCGAAGGAAGAATTAAACTTGTGGAgttcataaataaatatcataAATGAGAGGTGGAAAGCATATTAAAGTTACCAACCAATTTTCGAGGTAGGAAATGAACAAGGGGCCTCAAAATTAAATGATTACAGGGTCAATTCCTAATGACAACAAATTGCTAGCTTGCATTCAAATTGCAATCAAATTTTGGATAagttacattaattaatccatCGATaacattttcttttcttttcttttctttttttttttttgtctttttatgtgcttttaagttcatatatatatatatatatatatatatgagttctttTATGATGCCCAACAACTATACACAACTCCATGTCCACCATGTACATGTATAAGTCAACTCATCAATTGTGTTGGTCAACTCACCTATTGTATATGATGGGCATGAAGTTGGACATAGTTGTTGGGtacataaaagaactctatatatatatattacttgatTTATTATcgaatggatttttaattcattttcatttttttatcttaaaaaaataaaattaatcgtCTACTGTATTTGTCATATTTGTTTAGCCCACAAACGCGTTTAATCACCTATACGTATAATTAATTATGTGGTTCCATCAATTCGTTGTATTCAtccattattaatttattattattatttggttaAATTCGAATCATTGTTAGATTTTTTTCCAATATTTTATTCAtctttattattaatattattgtttttattatttatttggtaaaataattaattttacaaaaaatatcctcaaatcttaaaaaaaaaaaaaagtttggtCAAAAGACTAatctttaatatattttttatccaTATTTTAAAACCTCAAATTTCTCCTCttctttttgttaaaaaaataaaatcttcaatccctcctttatctatattttatgttttaaaatttaatcttatctttatatattttcaaattttcaaatttaattagttgattataataataaaaatttaattacaaagaataaaatttattaaataatttgtaaaaaaaatgaaaaatatttcataaaaattatctcaaacactacctaaataaaTGTTTCATGTAAACATGAATCGCGTTTGAATTCATTATCTTTAGATTATGTCATGTCACGTCAGGGTCAAACGCATGCGACAAAATTTTTGTttacaaataaatataattttactgTATTTgtggattttattttattttatttttgtcccTTTCGATAATTTATTGAAGTAGGCTTTTTCCGTAACATTATATTTAAGGTAAACAATTTactaatatattgtgatttttttattttataaatgcaGTTTACAATTAATGTAGTATTTAATAAAATGACGAAATATATTGATCACAGATAGAAGAAAATCAAGGAAAAaagcaattattattatttttttttttttgaagcaaaGAAAAAAAAGCAATTagttaaaatttgttttgaaaATAGAGCTAACAATTCTtataataatcaaattttaatatcaATTACAAATGAATATGCCTATAGAGTCTAAATTCCCAAAATAGGTCTGCTGCTGCTTACTCGGGAATGGCGTTCAAGCTCGCCGAGAACTTCCCCCTCCGCCTCCGCCGCCGGCTGCCTCTCCCCGATCCACCGTCCCCAAAATCCACCGCCTCGTCTGGAAACACCGACGCATTCGTACGACACCCGCATTTCCTATAACCCAAAGCGGAGCTGGCCTTCACGGCCAGCGCCGCCATCTCTTCCGCCGGCATCCGCCTCCGCAGCTTGCTCAACGGCAGAGCGAAGTAGAGCCGACCCAGCTGCAGCTCCGCTTCATCGCTCACCGCCGACACGACGTCGTCGTAATTAATCTCATCGGAGTCGCAGATGAAACACTCTGGATTCTTCTGCAACACGTAGAAAACCTTGACGGGGCAAGAGAACTCCTGCAATCTGCCGTCGATTGATATCAATTTCGCCGTGTTCGCCGCCGCCGACTCGCATGAGCTGCAAATGCCCATATTATGTCTCTCTTTCTACTCTCTCTGAGTCTCTGTATTAGTATTACTACTGTTATGGAGTGAGCGAGTGTAGCGGGAGGGGCATGTGGGCGTAGATATATGAAGGATGCGAGGGTATTTTGGGGAATCAAATTTCGTACACGTCAGAAAATAATTTGAAGGTCTTTTATTTTTCGAACAACGAGCGGTGCCAGCCTGCCTGTAAAGTAGTGTATGACAGCTGGGAATAAGTAAtttctatctatctatctaatttatttttttttagaataatcTTTTTCGTTACACAAGATTAAACTTCtagtaaaatttaatttaatcgactcaaaaaaaaaaagagtaaatTGTATTTAATATGTTCTTCAATATGTATATATGCAATATAAtttcatttatatttatataataaatcgAAGATGTTGAAACGAAATATCTTAGTTCGAGTTGTATTGTTTTAAACGAATTCACTATTCAGCCATTGCGAAAAATGtttgatttatattttaaataattgaatttaaaataaactcGGTAGCTAGAAAACTAGTAATTCGAGCTTAGCTTGAAATGAGCCTTGATttgaacaaaaaatattaacattttttagttttaaatcgAACTATAATGTACTTATAACATTGTAATTGAACAGATAATaataaaaactattatttttattataatatagaaCCTGAATATGAAGCATAAATAACAAAAGATTCAATTTTCATTCTATTTATTGAGATGTAATGAACAATAAACATCCATGAGACGCTGAGATCGTGtcatgaaaattatattttctaaaaatatagATGCATGGAATGAACCAATAAGCAAGtcgatattatttattttgaatatcGGCTTGCTATGAAGTATGAAATGTGGAGCACCCCATGAGCTACCTTGCGTGTGATCTAATTTTCGAGATTAATGCACTAGATAAAATTATTAGACTTCAATAATGGGATTgccaaaaatggttcgaaatttttctttgtttcttaTGCGTAATTGGTTGATCTTTTTCGAGTTTTGCATCATccatttgttagaaagaaaataGAGACATGCTATCAATATAGTTctagtattaaaaaaaaattaatcatgtTAGCACTTCGTAGACTCGAATTAAAGAAATCTTCATTCGGGCATGCTTTCCTACAATATCAACGTTGCACAGAGCTTGATCGATGAATATTCCACACGTGCGTGTGCGTGTGTGTCTGATGTCTCCTCTTGAAATTATGGCTTAATGTAGCGGAGTGTATTCCTATCCACTAGCAAATACAATGTTGCATATTGTTTCCTCCATTGAAACATCTCGAGCACAGGTTTCACTCTGCAGCTTCTTCTTCTCCTTCCGGTATCGCTCTGCCTCGCGGACTCTACCACATTTTTCCAGGCCAGTTAACAAGACGCAGTAAGTTCCTAATGCAGTTTTAACACCTTTGCTTTTCATGATTTCGAATTGCTCCAATGCCTTGTCAACGATCCCACAAGAGAAGTAAGCGCCAATCAAGGCCGTAAATTCGGAAGTGCCTTTCTTTTCATCAGgcaataaatcaaatatttttacagCAGAAACAAGTTCTTTGTTGCAGCCAAGATGATAGATTAGAAGCGAATTTAAGTGCGTACCAAGAGATTGATCTTGTTTTATCATTTCCTCAACAAATTTCGTTGCGTTTTGAAACGAATTTGTTCTTACTGATAAGCCTATTAAGGCAAGCAATGCTGTTCTGTGGACATTTATTCCCAGCTTCACACAGTTTTCAAATGCCAATAGAGCACCATTTTGTCTGCTATTAGTACTGTTTACCTCAATGATTTTCGAGAGAACCTCAGAGTCTAGCCTGATACCCTTCCTCATCATGTCGGTAAGCAACGAATCAACAGCAACAATATTCTGCTTATTTAAAAGAGTTAAGGCAAGCTCATTATCCATAGCGGAATCATCATCGGGAGCCATTACATAAAATTTGCCAGGACGCTCGTTGTCAAAGTGCCGGTTAACTTGCCTCAGAAGAAAATCACTTTCCCCAGCCATTTTAAAAGCTTGAAGCGCTTTCTGATACACAGGATACCGAAGGACAATGTAATTTTCCTTCATGTATTGAAGGATTTTCATCATTGCGGATGTTTCCCCTCTCGTGCTACATATTTCAATCAAAATATTGCATGTAGCTTTCTCAGGCTGCACACCAGCTTCTTGCATTCTTTTAAATATCTCCAAAGCCTCATCAACTTTGCCTTAGACCAATGAAAAGATTACATCTGATTATTCTATGCATGAAACTCTAGAAAAACTAAGAAACAGTCATGTGTCTAAGGTATAAGTGTGCCTGTATAAGGCAGAGAAGTTATAAATCTGTGTGTTTGAATCAAAACGATTTCATTCACGAGCATTTTCCTTCCCCTGAGTAACAACCATACCATCGAAATAAACTTCTTGAGTCCCAGAAAACTATACACAACCTACTACAAATAATCACGGTTCGAAGCTTCTTTTGATATAGAATTCCATTCAAGAAAGTGATAAACTCTCTTAAGTAgcaaaattcaataaataaccACAGCTAGATAAGTTCAAAACTCAGAAAACAAATCTCCACAACCATATACAATAAGCCAACTCACCAGAGCAAGCAAGATAATCCATCAGGACCGTATATGTGTATACATTTGGAGACAAGCCCGACCGAAGCATCTCCCGGTACACATTAGTTGCCTCATCCACTCTCTTGTGATCAAACAAAATCTTCATGTAAGCAGTGTAAGAAACAACTGTCGGACCACATCCCTTCGCCTTCATCTCCTTCCAGACCTTAACTGCCCCATCAACATCCCCATCATTAGACATCCAATGCAACAAGGAAGTGTACGTAACCACATCAATCTTGATCCCCTTCTCCTTCATTTGCTCAAACAAAAAGTTCATCGATGATATCCGCCTCGCTTCCCCAAAAATATCCAACATAGTAGTGTATGTATACTGGTCGTGCTTGAAGTTTTTCCTCCTTGCTGCCCAATTGAAAAAGAGCCACGCTTTCTCCATTGGAGGATGAGTCTTGAGGACTTGGTTGACAGCGTATGAATCCCATTTAATTGGGAGATCTTCCAGCTGTTCTTGAGCACAATCCCACGTCGAATACTTCAATATGCCGTATACTTTAGAGATTATATCACTCTTGTACACTTTTGGTTCAATATTCTGATTCTTGAGCGATGATTTTGGAGATTTCTTGGTCTTTCGATGGATTTGATTGATGGGTTTTGAAGGCCTGATAATCCTCTGAGAGCTAAAATAGCAGGTGTTCACCGAAACAAATAAAGGTCGCGGTTTTTTGAGAATTAGACGAGCAAAGATACAAAAAGACATAAATTAACAAACAATCCTCATTTGGGTAAATAGAGATCGAAACAAGCGATGGCTGTACCAGATATTGAAACCAAGACAGAATCTTGAAGTTGAAAAATGAAGTGGGGAATCTGATTCTCAGCTGTATCCGCCAGTGGAGAAGATGGAACCTTGTTCTCAGCTGGTTTGTGGGCAAGGGTTGTCAGTTTGGGCCGCTTCGTTGTAGACTCTTATGCCTGATAAATATGGGCTCAGGACAGTTACAATACAAGCCCACCATTATAATTTCTTTTCCCCCGAAAATGTCCACTATTATAAATGGACGATAGACGATAGTGGtttaaattcattatttttttatacaaaataaatgtttcacagtttctttttctttttttttttgaagcatgTTTCACAGTTTCTTACAAATTCGTAAAATATTTTATACTAGTTTATAAGCCCTAATACATTGCTTTGACATTAATAAATGAAGCACGCAAACATCGTTTAcgctaaaatttttaatatagttAGAGACTCGAATGTAGCTTTGTGGGGGGTGTTTAATTTCTCCTTATAAAGAGAGATTAAATTCTTAAacattttgaataaaataagtTGTAAAAAGAAGGGGAAAAAAAATCAAGTGAGTGGGTGTGGGAGAGAGTAACGATCATTCatcatttataaattataacaaAGAATTTTAGTTTCATATTTTCACATAGTAATTAATTGAAATCCACTCCTTAAAATTCTTGACCCAAATGGTTTTTGGTCTAATTCCCAAACATTCAGACAAAGCCAATACAAAGGTCACGGAAATGAACTACTTCTAAGTTACAAAACTCGTGTTTCCTACACTAGGAAACAAAGAAAACCAACAACATGTCATCCTGATAATATGTTTTATGATGGAAAATTTCACCCTACTTTTAACTTTAACATAACATCCTAAAGTTGAATCTAAACGTTCCACGTTTGATGCAGTCTTAGGACATGCATTACCCTCAAGTTAAGATCTCATGATTTCTTGATTATAACTTGATTTCAGACGAAGACGTGAGTGACCATAGCCCAGATAGGAAACGCCAAGAGGAGAATGATCCCGACGGTATTGGATATCCCATGGCTTTGAGTGAAGGAGTTCCTAAAGCCACCGGATGCCCGAATGTGTTCTTGCAGCAGATAGCATCCGATAGCAAGACATATGGCTACTCCGACCCAGTTGCCTCTCACCGAATGCGCGAAGAAATCCGGGGCAACTACCAACAGAAGGATCAGCGAACCAGGCATCTCCAGCCAGTCTCCATATATAATATACATACATAGAGTTGGTGTTAATAATTAGGACAGAAAAATAGAGAGACAAAAAAATCAAGAACGTACGTTACCTGGGAAATGTCGGGGGAAGAAAAGCCTTAGTACAACTGCAATGAAAGCAATCCATTTGCCAACTTCTCCcctatatatgtacatatattcaAGTCATCCATCGGACCAAATACTTCATGTCAATCATCAAAGCATTAACGCAAAATCCTTGATGTTTGATACATACActcaatatataaatatatatactctatatatataaagttttgATATGATGGACAACCATTATGGGCACCTACATGAACAAAAAATTATGACGTGACATCTTGGACATCCAATCAGTGATTGTCACGTCAGCTATTGCTCATATAAGTGCCCACAGTGGTTGCACATtgtatcaaaactatatatatatatatatacacacacatttaAGAGTTTCCATGCATGCACACGTAAATTATAACCTTAAGAAGTTGAACAGCGACCAAGGAAAACTGAAGAAAATGTAAGGAACGAGCAGAGAAGTCAGAATGTTGGATCGCCAGTTGGTTCGGTCCAAGATCAACAGATATCTAACAAGATCATGAAAACGATTCCAACAATATCAGTACATACATGAAATTTGATAaacattatatataaattataagaTGTATATAATATTGGAAGAGCTTGAAAAAGCTAATTACATTGCAGAGAAGGAGGCGACCCATTTGAGGAAAGAAGTTCCGAAGGCGAGACCTCCAAGTTTGGTGGCATGATGCATCAGTTTCTTGGCCGCAATTTTCAGCTCAATCAAGTCCGAGTTAAGCAACTGTGCCGTTTCTTGATCGGTCTTCATGGACAAATAATCCATCCTCCCCATTTGGttggtttttttaattttctgcAGTTATTGTTTCGAATTTGCAGTTCAGATATATTCGAGAATGAAAATGCAAAAGGTTGTATATATACTagtgttgtgttgtgttgtgttgtgttgtgtgACTGATGGCTATTAAAAGAACAAAGTGCGGAATTGTGGATCCAACTGCTTTAATTTTAGGGCAGTTTGACTTTTAGGGGTGAACGCCACGTTACATGCTAAATGTGGAACTTGTAGGCTTGTAGCCGTATCCGGTGCTCTAGCCAGCTGAAGTATTTGTAAAATATATACTATGTTTGAGTATATAATTGATCTATCGATATATTTGTATTCATTCATTAATTACTCTAGTTTAATATAAAGAATAcgataattatttatatgtcgtaacaaaattttaaataaatatatatttaaaaaatttaataaataaaataatctacAAATTAAGTTAAAATATGGACGTAgttgaatttaataaaagtAGTTGGGATATTGAATGAAAGTTGTTGGTTCTTAAACTAGTTTAATTAAAGGTAAACTTTAGCAACTGAAATATCTATAATGGTATGTACAGATTGCTAATTTTTCagttgaaataataataataataataataataataataataataataataataataataataataataataataataataataataataatatattgatattgtttataaaataataataaatagatcAATATGATATTGTTCATTTTCATCTTTATTGCATTCTAAAATATTCAATTTCTACATTATTCCATGACATCATACCAAGTATATCCTAATATTctgatatatatcatatattgtttcattatgaaattttttcaagATATTGTGGTTGACATGAAATGGTTGAAAACGAGATGTAGTGATATTAATTAGTCTATGAGACACATATTTCTTTTAATATGAAACGACCAAAGGAATTTAAAATATGCATTTCTTTTAAAAGTTAATGTCATATAAGTGAATAACACGAATTATAAAAATAAGCCATTTGTATTTTCATTTACtggattaattaattattttttttcaaatgaaaCCGACGCCATCTGGAAATTGGAATGCACATGCAATTtactagtattttttttaaaaaaaaaaatcaacaaaatCCCTCCCTATCAAAGTACATGGGtaaagtttttcaaaaaaaaaaaaaaaatacattggtAAAGAAGAAAATAGCACCTACTAAAATAATGCCAATTTTTCTATTAGAATTGTTGATTACCTGGATTCATCATCACCTGTATCAagtaaactcaacaaaaatccGCTAACAATCCTCCTTGCTAAAGGATTAGGAATATTTCGACACAATCGCCCATCTATATATGCGACGATACCAGACAGCACAAACTTACCAACTCCCCATTTCCACACCAGTTTCACCTTCTGTTTGTTCCCACTGCTGGGCGTGGGCGACTCAACAATTGCTCTCTCCTCATCCAAATTTGTTTTTTCCTTCACCTTGATACTACTCACAAA
It encodes:
- the LOC140891610 gene encoding pentatricopeptide repeat-containing protein At2g01390, which encodes MSFCIFARLILKKPRPLFVSVNTCYFSSQRIIRPSKPINQIHRKTKKSPKSSLKNQNIEPKVYKSDIISKVYGILKYSTWDCAQEQLEDLPIKWDSYAVNQVLKTHPPMEKAWLFFNWAARRKNFKHDQYTYTTMLDIFGEARRISSMNFLFEQMKEKGIKIDVVTYTSLLHWMSNDGDVDGAVKVWKEMKAKGCGPTVVSYTAYMKILFDHKRVDEATNVYREMLRSGLSPNVYTYTVLMDYLACSGKVDEALEIFKRMQEAGVQPEKATCNILIEICSTRGETSAMMKILQYMKENYIVLRYPVYQKALQAFKMAGESDFLLRQVNRHFDNERPGKFYVMAPDDDSAMDNELALTLLNKQNIVAVDSLLTDMMRKGIRLDSEVLSKIIEVNSTNSRQNGALLAFENCVKLGINVHRTALLALIGLSVRTNSFQNATKFVEEMIKQDQSLGTHLNSLLIYHLGCNKELVSAVKIFDLLPDEKKGTSEFTALIGAYFSCGIVDKALEQFEIMKSKGVKTALGTYCVLLTGLEKCGRVREAERYRKEKKKLQSETCARDVSMEETICNIVFASG
- the LOC140891611 gene encoding cold-regulated 413 plasma membrane protein 2-like: MGRMDYLSMKTDQETAQLLNSDLIELKIAAKKLMHHATKLGGLAFGTSFLKWVASFSAIYLLILDRTNWRSNILTSLLVPYIFFSFPWSLFNFLRGEVGKWIAFIAVVLRLFFPRHFPDWLEMPGSLILLLVVAPDFFAHSVRGNWVGVAICLAIGCYLLQEHIRASGGFRNSFTQSHGISNTVGIILLLAFPIWAMVTHVFV